GAATCCCGATCATCAGGTGGCGCGAGACCTGCGTGGTGTAGAAATCGGACGCCATGCCGGGCAATTTCAGCTCTCCGTGCAGGGGCTTGTCACTGACGCACAGCAGCGTGCCATAGGGCACCCGGAACCGGAACCCATTGGCCGCGATGGTGGCACTTTCCATGTCCAGCGCAACGGCGCGGGATTGCGACAGGCGCTGCACCGGACCGGTCTGATCGCGCAGTTCCCAGTTGCGATTGTCGAGGCTGGCGACGGTGCCGGTGCGCATGATCCGCTTCAGATCATAGCCTTCCAGCTGGGTCTCGGCCTCGACCGCCTCTTCCAGCGCAACCTGGATCTCGGCCAGGGCGGGGATCGGGACCCAGACCGGCAGATCGTCGTCCAGCACCTTGTCTTCGCGCAGATAGGCATGGGCGAGGACGAAATCGCCCAGGGTCTGCGAGTTGCGCAGCCCGGCACAATGGCCGACCATGATCCAGGCATGGGGGCGCAACACGGCGATATGGTCGGTCGCGGTCTTGGCGTTGGACGGACCGACGCCGATATTGACCAGGGTGATCCCCATCGCCCCTTCGCGTTTCAGGTGGTAGGCGGGCATCTGCGGCGCCTTGGCAACCGGCGGGACCAGGTCGTTGGGGCCCGTGATCTCGACATTTCCGGTGGTGACGAAACTGGTGTAGCCGCTGTCGGGATCGGCCAGCATGGCACGGGCGAAAGCTTCGAATTCCGAGACGTAGAACTGGTAGTTGGTGAACAGCACGTGGTTCTGGAAATGTTCGGGGTCTGTGGCCGTGTAGTGGCTGAGCCGGGCCAGTGAATAATCCACCCGCTGCGCGGTGAAGGGGGCCAGCGGTTCGACCCCGTCGGGGCCCGGCACGGCGATCCCGTTGACGATGTCGTCATTGGTATTGGTCAGGTCCGGCACGTCGAAGACATCGCGCAGGGTAAAGGCCGCAGCGCCTTCGTGGGGCACGGTCACCGACGGGTCGCGGGCCACGGCGAAATGCACCGGCATCGGCGTATCCGACGGGCCAACCTGCACCGTGGTGCCGTAATTGCGGATCAGCTGGCCGATCTGCTGGATCAGGTAATTGCGGAACAGGTCCGGGCGCGTGATCGTCGCTGCATGGGTCCCCGGTGCCGCCACGTGACCAAAGCTGAGCCGGCTGTCGATCTTGGCAAAGCTCGTCGTGGTGATGCGAACCTCGGGATAAAAGGCACGGATACGCGCCTCTGGGCGGGTCGCGGTCAGCATCGCCTCCATGAAGCGGTCCTGAAGAAACCCCGCTGCCGTGTCGTAAAGCAAGATCAGGCG
The Pseudooceanicola algae genome window above contains:
- a CDS encoding AMP nucleosidase, translated to MTERVLTPDVPQTESFTDAEAAVDRLILLYDTAAGFLQDRFMEAMLTATRPEARIRAFYPEVRITTTSFAKIDSRLSFGHVAAPGTHAATITRPDLFRNYLIQQIGQLIRNYGTTVQVGPSDTPMPVHFAVARDPSVTVPHEGAAAFTLRDVFDVPDLTNTNDDIVNGIAVPGPDGVEPLAPFTAQRVDYSLARLSHYTATDPEHFQNHVLFTNYQFYVSEFEAFARAMLADPDSGYTSFVTTGNVEITGPNDLVPPVAKAPQMPAYHLKREGAMGITLVNIGVGPSNAKTATDHIAVLRPHAWIMVGHCAGLRNSQTLGDFVLAHAYLREDKVLDDDLPVWVPIPALAEIQVALEEAVEAETQLEGYDLKRIMRTGTVASLDNRNWELRDQTGPVQRLSQSRAVALDMESATIAANGFRFRVPYGTLLCVSDKPLHGELKLPGMASDFYTTQVSRHLMIGIRAMESLRDMPLERLHSRKLRSFEETAFL